The Pyrus communis chromosome 2, drPyrComm1.1, whole genome shotgun sequence genome includes a window with the following:
- the LOC137724825 gene encoding disease resistance protein At4g27190-like translates to MARDGASSSRRSNFTEPPPMKLSERLEYKLPCTRGILRALQDENINLISINCGEIKTGDTVTTEEFMERVKQQGLFEEVVMTVVSLDPNLRRIQDEIADNLQVKLGNGNLFERAKVLRARMSRDSRRLLVVFLDVREMLDLEAIGIPYGSPNGKCKIILMLGLLDESSVSMRAQSSFHLSGNKKSLPIGILPEQEAWSLFREMAGSSIESHELRPVAQQVLSECAGLPIAIATVGRALQHKSKQTWEDALRQLRKPCPENIPGVVQEAYRKIELSYECLGSEEAKSFFLFCCIYPESSDILVHDLVKFGVGLQLFKDIDSKREAGKCVETLIEVLKSSFMLLESDKEGCLKMHDIVHKVGLSIVASKGWY, encoded by the coding sequence ATGGCTCGTGACGGGGCTAGCTCCTCGAGAAGATCCAACTTTACTGAACCACCACCCATGAAGCTTTCGGAGCGCTTGGAATACAAACTACCATGTACAAGGGGGATCTTGAGGGCTCTGCAGGATGAAAATATCAACTTGATTAGCATTAATTGTGGCGAAATCAAAACAGGAGATACAGTAACGACGGAAGAGTTCATGGAGAGAGTCAAGCAGCAAGGTCTATTTGAAGAAGTTGTCATGACTGTTGTGTCCCTTGATCCCAACTTGAGACGAATACAAGATGAGATTGCAGATAATCTACAAGTGAAGTTGGGAAATGGGAATTTGTTTGAACGGGCAAAGGTGCTGCGTGCTCGAATGTCCAGAGACTCTAGGAGGTTGCTTGTAGTATTTCTTGATGTCCGGGAAATGCTTGATCTTGAGGCCATCGGAATCCCTTATGGGTCACCCAACGGAAAGTGTAAGATAATCCTTATGTTGGGACTCCTTGATGAATCTAGTGTTAGCATGAGAGCTCAAAGTAGCTTCCATCTGTCCGGCAACAAGAAGAGTTTACCCATTGGAATTTTGCCAGAGCAAGAAGCTTGGAGTTTGTTTAGAGAGATGGCAGGCAGTTCCATTGAATCTCATGAGCTACGTCCGGTAGCACAACAGGTTCTGAGTGAATGTGCCGGTTTACCAATTGCAATTGCAACTGTTGGAAGGGCACTGCAGCATAAAAGCAAGCAAACGTGGGAGGATGCACTGAGACAACTAAGAAAGCCTTGCCCCGAAAATATTCCAGGGGTGGTACAAGAAGCGTATCGGAAAATAGAGTTGAGCTACGAATGTTTAGGGAGCGAGGAAGCGAAATCATTTTTTCTGTTCTGCTGCATATATCCGGAAAGCAGTGATATACTGGTTCATGATTTAGTGAAATTTGGGGTTGGACTTCAGCTGTTTAAAGACATCGATTCCAAGAGGGAAGCAGGAAAGTGTGTAGAAACATTGATTGAGGTACTCAAGAgtagttttatgttgttagagAGTGACAAGGAAGGATGCTTAAAAATGCATGATATAGTGCACAAGGTAGGCTTATCAATAGTAGCTTCAAAGGGATGGTATTGA